CTGATTTTCTTAACTGGTCAGATCCTGTAATGCTGGACTACGGTGATACTGAAAAAGAACAGTTTTATACCAACGCTATAACGCCGTATCCGCGGGCGCCGCATATACTGCTTGCGTTCCCGAAACGGTTTCATTCAACAAGAAAGTATGTCACGGAACATAAGGTCGTAGGTGTGTCCGACGGGGTGTTTATGTCCAGCCGTGACGGGGTGAGGTTCGACCGCGGGTTTATGGAAGCGTTCTTCCGTCCTGGCCGGGATCGTTCCAACTGGACCGACCGTAATAATATGGCAGCATTCGGGGTGTTGCAACTTCAGCCGGATGAGGTGTCGGTGTTTTATACCCAGCATTATCGTCATGCAACGAATTGTCTTGTCCGTACAACTGTGCGGGCTGACGGGTTTGTGTCTGTCAACGCACCACATGCAGGCGGGGAGTTAGTGACAAAACCGCTGAAGTTTACCGGTGATAAGTTGGTGATAAACTATGCGACATCGGCTGTGGGATATATTAAAATTGAGTTACAGGATGAAAACGGTAACGCGATTCCAAACTATACGCTGGATGATGCTACAGAACTTTATGGCGACGATATCGAGTGTGTATACACCTGGAAATCCGGCTCATCTGTCGCAGTACTCGCAGGAAAGCCTGTCCGTCTGCGGATCGTCATGAAAGACGCTGATTTGTATTCTATCAGACTTAGTTGATAAAGTAATGCTATGAAATCACTTGGTTTTGGTGAAGTTTTATGGGATGTTATTAAAGGACGGGCGTATTTAGGCGGTGCCCCGTTTAACCTCTCAGCGCATCTTTCAAAGTTGGGGAGCGAGTCATATATTATCTCCCGGGTGGGTAATGACAAAAGAGGTAAAAGTGTTTTATCAGCGGTAAAACGGTTAAAAGTTAATTCGTCACTGATACAGGTTGATACCAGTCATCCTACCGGAACTGTAGATGTGTACTTATCTTCTAGTGGGCAGCCGGAGTATACTATCAATACCAATGTTGCTTATGATTTTATTGAGCTCAAGCCTGAACTAGTAAGAAAAATTGAGTCTGTTGCATTTGATGTTTTTTGTTTCGGTACGCTTGCACAGCGTGCGGAAGTCAGCCAGGGTACATTGTATAAATTATTAAGGATTGTAAATAGTAAACATGTTTTCTACGACGTTAATCTCCGGAAAAAGTGTTATTCAAAACAAACGGTTATAGATTCATTACATTATGCAAACATTATGAAACTAAATGACGTAGAAACTAAAGTGTTATCAGCCCTGCTTTATAAAAAAAGTTTTAGTAATAAGGAGTTTGCTTTAAAAATAATGAATGATTATGCTGTGAAAGTTGTTTGTATAACAAAAGGCGAAGACGGGTGCGCTGTCGGTTACAAAAATGTGTATTGTGAGATACCGGGTATAAAAACCAGGGTTAAAGACGCGGTTGGGGCTGGTGATGCTTTCAGTGCAGGGTTTTTATCAAAATATTGCCGCGGGTATGATCCTTTTGAATCCGCAGTATTTGCTAATAAAATCGGGGCGTATGTAGCTTCAAAAACGGGTGCTATTCCCAGGTACGGGGAAAAAATTGTAACAGGATGGGGTTAAGTGAAACCGCTGTGTACCCGGTAAATGATTAAACAGGCACTACCTTTTCAAAAGTAGAGTTTCTATCTTTACTATAATCACTGATAGTTGTTCAACTAAAGGTTTGATGATTCTGGGATTTTTGTCTTTCCCTGCAGATTCAAGTTTAATGCCGAGTTGCGAAATTTGTTCGATTCCGAACATTGTGCCGCTGCCACGTAAATTATGGCCAATCCGCTGAATAGTGGCATAATCGCCGGTTTCCAGGGATTGTTTCAGGAGTTCAAGGTCTTTGTTTTTTTCTTGGATAAAAAAGGGAATTAATTCTTTAACCTGAGCATCAGTGTTATTGATCACTGTTTCAATATCTTTGTTGTTTGGTGTATCACCATGGGTATCTCTGGTTAGTAATTGTCCTATTTTAGTCAGTAATTCAGCAGGGCTATAGGGTTTAATAACAAAATCATCAGCGCCGATATTCAACGCTTTATCTTTGATATCTTCCGCGGATGCGCTTAATACTATAACAGGTATATGTTTTAATTCATTGTTGTTTTTGAGTAATCTGCAGACCTCCGCACCGCTTAACTCCGGTAAGTTGAGGTCAAGTAGGATCAGGTTCGGATGTGCTGTACTTGCGAGTTCCAACCCTTTTACGCCATCGTTGGCAGTGATAACCTCGTACCCGGCTTTTGATAGCCTGATTGTTGCAACTTTAAGAATATTCGGTTCATCATCAATAATTAGTATCTTTATTGACATATTATTTCATTTCTCCTGTCCGCTAACCTGCAAATATTTTGTCTTTATCATAAGCTGATGATATTGAAATACTGTCTTTTTCGGTGAACTTAACTGCGTTATCGTATAATTATATACACAAATTATGGTTTTTCCTATATTTATAAAAAACAAAGTGGATGCTTCATATAATCTGTGTAAGAAAGGTTGTTAACATTATTGACTTATTGAATATGAATGATAAAATAATAGTGCAGTAGAAAATGTGAATTTGGTAGTTTAATGAAAGGATAGTGTGTAAATATATGGTTAATCGTGATGCCAAGATGAATAAACAAATATTT
The sequence above is drawn from the Elusimicrobiota bacterium genome and encodes:
- a CDS encoding carbohydrate kinase, yielding MKSLGFGEVLWDVIKGRAYLGGAPFNLSAHLSKLGSESYIISRVGNDKRGKSVLSAVKRLKVNSSLIQVDTSHPTGTVDVYLSSSGQPEYTINTNVAYDFIELKPELVRKIESVAFDVFCFGTLAQRAEVSQGTLYKLLRIVNSKHVFYDVNLRKKCYSKQTVIDSLHYANIMKLNDVETKVLSALLYKKSFSNKEFALKIMNDYAVKVVCITKGEDGCAVGYKNVYCEIPGIKTRVKDAVGAGDAFSAGFLSKYCRGYDPFESAVFANKIGAYVASKTGAIPRYGEKIVTGWG
- a CDS encoding response regulator, whose amino-acid sequence is MSIKILIIDDEPNILKVATIRLSKAGYEVITANDGVKGLELASTAHPNLILLDLNLPELSGAEVCRLLKNNNELKHIPVIVLSASAEDIKDKALNIGADDFVIKPYSPAELLTKIGQLLTRDTHGDTPNNKDIETVINNTDAQVKELIPFFIQEKNKDLELLKQSLETGDYATIQRIGHNLRGSGTMFGIEQISQLGIKLESAGKDKNPRIIKPLVEQLSVIIVKIETLLLKR